In Helicobacter sp. 'house sparrow 1', one DNA window encodes the following:
- a CDS encoding DNA translocase FtsK, whose translation MKSDIVGKFGQGIGSLNFQLFGYLAPIYPLFLLGFLIFLYKNPLALQIPSNIRRIVGCIILFVCSLFLQCLWFQKGEIIIPLVIFLRESIGLFGIFILLTSLILISWMMISLDHLKKTFERFFFFLNVGLGEFGKKIIFFYQKIKIWVKETKEKIKTRKNQQEILFIPEEKEEIQRDNNASQRVKESEIRVFYDVKLKKQEQNLEVGLIDTKDTQETKDYSQAVIERNKIEFAQLRLENTPKNDKSNIQFLQKQKNQILVENQELQKDEALEDNVVSKTEEKEIKEEEKENNLATPFVKEEVSQDIKTQIFKELEIRSSSRKTPIIKELSENTILLDSLEKGEIQKPRDYILPSIELLQKNPKQNKDFDESELDEKIQNLLSKLRMFKIDGDIVRTYTGPLVSTFEFKPASHVKVSRILTLSDDLAMALCAQSIRIQAPIPGKDVVGIEIPNSSIQTIYMREILESEVFKSSASALTLALGKDIVGNPFVTDLKKLPHLLIAGTTGSGKSVGINAMIVSLLYRNSPENLRFIMVDPKMVEFSMYEDIPHLLTPIITDPKKAIVALNSAVKEMERRYKLMSVLKVKTIENYNQKCKEFGEEPFAFLVIIIDELADLMMTGGKEAEFPITRIAQMGRACGMHLIVATQRPSADVVTGLIKTNLPARVAFKVSNKIDSRVVLDVEGAQSLLGRGDMLFTPPGISGVIRMHAPWISESEIESIVAFIKEQRSVQYDDSFVLEERELISSAIEESEKSNSPDLQKAKEIIRSTGKTSASFLQRRMSIGYNKAATLVEELEKQGFLSAPNAKGIREIIG comes from the coding sequence ATGAAAAGTGATATTGTAGGTAAGTTTGGTCAGGGAATAGGCTCCTTAAATTTTCAATTATTTGGATATTTAGCTCCAATATATCCTCTTTTTTTACTGGGATTTTTAATTTTTTTATATAAGAATCCTTTGGCACTGCAAATACCAAGCAATATCAGAAGAATTGTTGGCTGTATTATTTTGTTTGTTTGTAGCTTGTTTTTACAGTGTTTGTGGTTTCAAAAGGGTGAGATTATTATCCCATTGGTTATATTTTTAAGGGAGAGTATCGGGTTATTTGGTATTTTTATTTTACTAACTTCTTTGATTCTTATTTCTTGGATGATGATTTCTTTAGATCATTTAAAAAAAACCTTTGAAAGATTTTTTTTCTTTTTAAATGTGGGGTTGGGCGAGTTTGGTAAAAAAATTATCTTTTTTTATCAAAAAATAAAAATATGGGTTAAAGAGACAAAAGAAAAAATAAAGACTAGAAAAAATCAACAAGAAATTTTATTTATTCCAGAAGAGAAAGAGGAGATACAAAGAGATAATAATGCTTCTCAAAGAGTTAAGGAATCTGAGATAAGGGTTTTTTATGATGTAAAATTAAAAAAACAAGAGCAAAATTTAGAAGTTGGCCTTATAGATACAAAAGACACACAGGAAACAAAAGATTATAGTCAAGCAGTAATTGAACGCAATAAGATAGAATTTGCGCAGCTAAGACTAGAAAACACTCCAAAGAATGATAAAAGTAACATTCAATTTTTGCAAAAACAAAAAAATCAAATATTGGTAGAAAATCAAGAATTGCAAAAAGATGAAGCTTTAGAAGATAATGTTGTTAGCAAGACTGAAGAAAAAGAAATAAAGGAAGAGGAAAAAGAAAATAATTTAGCAACCCCTTTTGTTAAAGAGGAAGTGTCTCAGGATATTAAAACACAGATATTTAAAGAGTTAGAAATTAGGAGTTCTAGCAGAAAAACACCTATTATAAAAGAATTAAGTGAGAATACAATTCTTTTAGATTCTTTAGAGAAAGGGGAGATACAAAAGCCTAGAGACTATATTTTGCCAAGTATTGAGTTATTGCAAAAAAATCCAAAACAAAATAAAGATTTTGATGAAAGCGAGTTGGATGAAAAAATCCAAAACTTACTTTCAAAGCTTAGAATGTTTAAAATTGATGGAGATATCGTAAGGACTTATACAGGACCTTTAGTTAGCACCTTTGAGTTTAAACCAGCAAGTCATGTTAAGGTGAGCAGAATCCTAACTTTAAGCGATGATTTAGCAATGGCATTATGTGCTCAATCCATTAGGATACAAGCACCCATACCAGGAAAAGATGTTGTAGGTATTGAGATTCCAAATTCTAGTATTCAAACAATTTATATGAGAGAAATATTAGAGAGTGAGGTATTTAAAAGCTCTGCTTCTGCTTTAACTCTTGCATTGGGCAAGGATATAGTAGGAAATCCTTTTGTAACTGACTTAAAAAAGCTACCTCATTTGCTTATTGCAGGAACCACAGGAAGTGGTAAATCTGTAGGTATTAATGCGATGATTGTGTCATTGCTTTATAGAAACTCTCCTGAGAATTTACGCTTTATTATGGTAGATCCTAAAATGGTTGAATTTAGTATGTATGAGGACATTCCTCATCTTTTAACACCTATTATTACAGATCCTAAAAAAGCAATTGTTGCGCTAAATTCTGCAGTCAAAGAGATGGAAAGACGCTATAAGCTGATGAGTGTTTTGAAGGTAAAAACAATAGAAAACTATAACCAAAAATGCAAAGAGTTTGGGGAAGAGCCTTTTGCATTTTTAGTAATTATTATCGATGAGTTGGCAGACTTAATGATGACAGGGGGTAAGGAAGCAGAGTTTCCTATTACAAGAATTGCGCAAATGGGAAGAGCTTGTGGGATGCATTTGATTGTAGCCACACAAAGACCTAGCGCAGATGTTGTTACGGGTCTAATTAAAACCAATCTCCCCGCAAGAGTGGCCTTTAAAGTAAGTAATAAAATTGACTCTAGAGTTGTTTTAGACGTAGAGGGTGCTCAAAGTCTTCTTGGTAGAGGTGATATGCTTTTTACACCACCTGGAATTAGTGGGGTGATTAGAATGCATGCGCCTTGGATTAGTGAGAGTGAAATAGAGAGTATTGTGGCTTTCATAAAAGAACAGCGTAGTGTTCAGTATGATGATAGTTTTGTTTTGGAAGAAAGAGAATTAATTTCTAGTGCTATTGAAGAAAGTGAGAAGAGTAATTCTCCTGATTTGCAAAAGGCCAAAGAAATCATCAGAAGCACGGGAAAAACTTCAGCAAGCTTTTTGCAAAGAAGAATGAGTATAGGCTATAATAAAGCTGCTACATTGGTGGAAGAGCTTGAAAAACAAGGCTTCTTGTCAGCACCAAATGCAAAAGGTATTAGAGAGATAATAGGCTAA
- a CDS encoding bifunctional riboflavin kinase/FAD synthetase, with the protein MKSISFMCDLNIKEIAIGKFDGVHLAHQELLRRLGEKSGVVVIYQDDKQHLTDLRLQKTLLQKKIFFFRLRDIREWSGERFVKFLTTSFPRLEKIVVGYDFCFGKGREYGALKLRELFKGQVEIIDEFKINHQSVHTQNIKDFLWQGEIKKANLLLGRMYQIKGKKIQGQGIGKKLLYPTINLENLNYFLPKNGVYITLFGVHKALSLTFIGTRSTDLQFSIEVHLLQEIGETLKGVIFDLFFVDFLRDNKNFKDLEQLKRQITQDIKLAKNYKKSLLL; encoded by the coding sequence ATGAAGAGTATTTCTTTCATGTGCGATCTAAATATTAAAGAAATTGCCATTGGAAAGTTTGATGGAGTGCATTTAGCCCACCAAGAGTTATTGAGAAGATTGGGGGAAAAATCAGGCGTAGTAGTGATTTATCAAGATGATAAGCAACATCTAACAGACTTGAGACTTCAAAAAACCTTATTGCAAAAAAAGATCTTTTTCTTCCGCTTAAGGGATATTAGAGAGTGGAGTGGAGAAAGGTTTGTGAAGTTTTTAACAACCTCCTTTCCTCGACTAGAAAAAATAGTTGTAGGTTATGATTTTTGTTTTGGAAAGGGGAGGGAATATGGGGCTTTAAAATTAAGAGAATTATTTAAAGGACAGGTAGAAATTATAGATGAGTTTAAAATAAATCATCAATCAGTCCATACCCAAAACATTAAAGATTTTTTATGGCAAGGAGAAATTAAAAAAGCAAATCTGCTTTTAGGAAGAATGTATCAAATAAAAGGTAAAAAGATACAAGGACAGGGGATTGGTAAAAAGCTTTTATATCCTACTATTAATCTTGAGAATCTTAATTATTTTTTGCCAAAAAATGGTGTTTATATTACTCTATTTGGCGTACATAAGGCTTTGAGTTTGACTTTTATAGGCACAAGAAGCACAGATCTGCAATTTAGTATAGAGGTGCATTTATTGCAGGAGATAGGAGAGACTCTAAAGGGTGTAATTTTTGATTTATTTTTTGTTGATTTTTTGAGAGATAATAAGAATTTTAAGGATTTAGAGCAATTAAAAAGGCAAATTACACAGGATATAAAACTAGCGAAAAACTATAAAAAATCTTTACTTTTATAG
- the tlyA gene encoding 23S rRNA (cytidine-2'-O)-methyltransferase TlyA — MRLDLFVSKKFDISRQKTQEMIKQGLVFCNQIQVTKPSHQVSQEDEIVLKEKPRFVSRAGEKLFGFLKGENFSYKVVLDVGSSTGGFAQVLLLLGVDEVHCVDVGKNQLSPLLRNDKRIKIFEECDIRHFIKQRDYDLLTCDVSFISIEKIFGILKTMSKEMILLFKPQFEVGKEVKRNKKGVVVDNELINIALKSFQNYLLEQGFLILRTQKSVLKGKEGNEEYFFHVRSKY, encoded by the coding sequence ATGAGACTTGATTTATTTGTTTCAAAGAAATTTGATATCAGTAGGCAGAAAACTCAAGAAATGATTAAACAGGGTTTGGTTTTTTGTAATCAAATACAAGTTACAAAGCCCTCGCATCAAGTTAGCCAAGAAGATGAAATTGTTTTAAAAGAAAAACCAAGGTTTGTAAGTAGGGCTGGAGAAAAGCTTTTTGGATTTTTGAAGGGAGAGAATTTTAGTTATAAGGTAGTGCTTGATGTAGGATCAAGTACGGGAGGCTTTGCACAGGTTTTATTGTTGCTTGGAGTTGATGAGGTGCATTGTGTGGATGTCGGAAAAAATCAATTATCCCCTTTATTGCGCAATGATAAAAGAATTAAAATTTTTGAAGAGTGTGATATTAGGCATTTTATAAAACAGAGAGATTATGACTTATTAACTTGTGATGTGAGTTTTATTAGTATTGAAAAGATTTTTGGAATCTTAAAAACGATGAGTAAAGAAATGATACTTCTTTTTAAACCACAGTTTGAAGTTGGAAAAGAAGTTAAGAGGAATAAAAAAGGTGTTGTTGTGGATAATGAGCTGATTAATATTGCTCTGAAGAGTTTTCAAAATTATCTTTTGGAGCAAGGTTTTTTAATACTAAGAACTCAAAAATCAGTTTTAAAAGGGAAAGAGGGTAATGAAGAGTATTTCTTTCATGTGCGATCTAAATATTAA
- a CDS encoding aspartate carbamoyltransferase catalytic subunit, which yields MQHLFQTSDLTIPAIQKILNQANFYRINTPPKSLKDKIIITAFFENSTRTLSSFEIAAKTLGAEVIKLDIAKSSTSKGETMADTAANLNAMKPHAIIIRHKNAGAGEHLAQHVDCPIINGGDGAHAHPTQALLDLLTIHNHFDGNIKGKKVGIVGDIRNSRVANSNIELLERFGLDITLIAPPHFLPKTHLKTTQNLKETIKNLDIVISLRTQTERHSYQVYGSLQDYAKHFCITQDILKDQDIIILHPGPVHHNIDIADEVLKDPRCKILEQVSNGVLIRMAVIEHCIFG from the coding sequence ATGCAGCACTTGTTTCAAACTAGCGATCTAACTATACCAGCAATTCAAAAGATACTCAACCAGGCAAATTTTTATCGTATCAACACTCCACCAAAATCACTAAAAGATAAAATTATCATAACCGCTTTTTTTGAAAATTCTACTAGAACATTAAGTAGTTTTGAAATTGCTGCAAAAACCTTAGGAGCTGAAGTAATTAAACTAGATATTGCAAAAAGCTCCACCTCTAAAGGCGAAACAATGGCGGATACAGCTGCTAATCTTAATGCAATGAAACCCCACGCAATTATTATTCGCCATAAAAATGCAGGAGCAGGAGAGCATCTTGCACAGCATGTTGATTGTCCTATTATCAATGGTGGAGATGGAGCACATGCTCATCCTACTCAAGCACTCTTAGATCTTCTAACTATCCATAATCACTTTGATGGCAATATTAAGGGAAAAAAGGTGGGTATTGTTGGAGATATTAGAAACTCTCGCGTTGCTAACAGTAACATTGAGCTACTTGAGAGGTTTGGACTAGATATTACCCTTATTGCTCCTCCCCATTTTTTACCTAAAACACATCTAAAAACAACTCAAAATCTTAAAGAGACTATTAAGAATCTTGATATTGTCATTAGTTTAAGGACACAAACTGAAAGACATAGCTACCAAGTCTATGGGTCACTACAAGATTATGCAAAGCATTTTTGCATCACTCAAGACATTTTAAAAGACCAAGATATTATTATATTGCACCCAGGACCAGTTCATCACAATATTGATATTGCAGATGAAGTTTTAAAAGATCCTAGGTGCAAGATTTTAGAACAGGTATCAAATGGTGTACTAATTAGAATGGCTGTAATTGAACATTGTATCTTTGGCTAG
- a CDS encoding outer membrane family protein, protein MKKVYSSFVLLTLLGTGAQAFEYKVSGSLQTFSKVGFNNQSIDKNANRYPTDSFMNIVGTLQTDMVFIDDENKKLTGSVGALAGGTILDSSRHTGNSIIHGSGGQYVTANFVLYNAYIDYTAKKNDHNFEVKIGRYASQAQFMSGFTQGFEAKYTYKNFDLWWFSSYGRGFANAEWIYSFYTPKSFDKNGNYGIHAFKPSYSFDSGLYISPFVYFSPDFYVAPMLELGFDSNKKFDGQGFRSTTKVFFMSPFHTSNVQNIYRYQSLSGKGGQTIAIRQQFDINNFHFGGGWYQNFGNANAHVGTYGNAAIGGWDFWTNTAYDFGALTNAITKDAKTGYIFLGAAHGKFEWETFGRMTFSPRADEQAALVSFSYSFPYNIKLWLKLEWQNVTTHAGYIVATNTTGSPASIAEGRGSPVLEKSIKEDRSHAMMLLSYSF, encoded by the coding sequence GTGAAAAAGGTATATAGCTCTTTTGTATTACTGACATTACTGGGAACTGGAGCCCAAGCTTTTGAGTATAAAGTATCAGGAAGTTTACAAACATTCTCAAAGGTAGGGTTTAACAATCAAAGTATTGATAAAAATGCAAATCGCTATCCCACAGATAGTTTTATGAATATTGTAGGAACTTTACAAACTGATATGGTTTTTATTGACGATGAAAACAAAAAACTTACAGGAAGTGTTGGAGCATTGGCAGGGGGAACCATTTTAGACTCCTCAAGACATACTGGAAATTCTATCATTCATGGATCTGGCGGGCAATATGTTACAGCTAATTTTGTGCTCTATAATGCTTATATAGATTACACTGCCAAAAAAAATGATCATAATTTTGAAGTGAAAATTGGTAGGTATGCAAGCCAGGCTCAATTTATGAGTGGCTTTACTCAAGGGTTTGAAGCGAAATATACTTACAAAAATTTTGACCTTTGGTGGTTTAGTTCTTATGGAAGAGGGTTTGCAAATGCAGAGTGGATTTATTCTTTCTATACCCCTAAGTCATTTGATAAGAATGGGAATTATGGAATTCACGCATTCAAGCCTTCATACAGCTTTGATTCTGGTTTATATATTTCACCATTTGTATATTTCTCGCCAGATTTCTATGTTGCACCAATGCTAGAGCTTGGATTTGATAGTAATAAAAAATTTGATGGTCAGGGTTTTAGATCCACAACCAAGGTTTTCTTTATGTCCCCTTTCCATACCTCTAATGTTCAAAATATATACCGCTATCAATCATTATCTGGAAAAGGTGGTCAAACAATTGCGATTAGGCAACAATTTGACATAAATAATTTTCACTTTGGTGGAGGCTGGTATCAAAATTTTGGAAATGCAAATGCACATGTAGGAACTTATGGAAACGCAGCAATTGGCGGTTGGGATTTTTGGACAAATACTGCCTATGATTTTGGTGCTCTAACAAATGCCATTACAAAAGATGCAAAAACAGGCTATATTTTCCTTGGTGCAGCGCATGGGAAGTTTGAATGGGAAACTTTTGGTAGAATGACTTTCTCACCAAGAGCAGATGAGCAAGCTGCATTAGTTAGCTTTAGCTATAGTTTCCCTTATAACATTAAATTGTGGCTAAAACTAGAATGGCAAAATGTTACCACACATGCTGGCTATATTGTAGCGACAAACACTACTGGAAGTCCTGCGTCTATAGCTGAAGGTAGAGGTTCTCCTGTCCTTGAAAAATCTATAAAAGAAGATAGAAGTCATGCTATGATGCTACTTTCTTATAGTTTCTAA
- the tkt gene encoding transketolase: MSGIKEKDTLMLQRMANTLRFLCADMVQEANSGHPGVAMGLADVASVLGMHLNTNPKNPGWINRDRLIFSGGHASALVYALLHLWGFDLTLEDLKAFRRKDSKTPGHPEYGHTQGVEITTGPLGQGIANAVGFAMGAKYAQKQFGKAISHQIYCFCGDGDLQEGISYEACALAGHHCLDNLILIYDSNKITIEGDTNIAMSEDITQRFLAQGWQVLECDGHNYADIDEKITLAKQASKPVILIAHTKIGKSAIGLEGSHKTHGAPLGEEVIKKSKEALGFDPNVKFFIPDDVLLRFRNTCERGELLNKIWEDDNREVTQEIAKWRENNFSKIEYPSFEMGESIATRVSNGKILESISKQIPGFLGGSADLAPSNNTSLNSQDFPNGKNLHFGIREHSMGAIINGLANYGLFLPFCATFFVFSDYLSPSIRIASIMNAKVFYIFTHDSIGVGEDGATHQPIEQLSHFRSMPNLKVFRPADANENVACWKIALQTSGPCMFVLSRQNLEVCTPKENNKLVNGGYILKESENPKITLVASGSEVNLALKSAQKLEQDGIATQVVSVPCFDLFITQSKEELQRIFGDTRILAIEASRSFEWYKIADDAIMMDGFGKSAKGEELFKHFGFNIENVVQKAKALLNE, from the coding sequence ATGAGCGGGATTAAAGAAAAGGATACCTTGATGCTACAAAGAATGGCAAATACTTTAAGATTCTTATGTGCTGATATGGTACAAGAGGCAAACAGTGGTCATCCAGGTGTTGCTATGGGGTTGGCAGATGTAGCAAGTGTTTTAGGAATGCATTTAAATACTAACCCAAAAAATCCAGGTTGGATTAATCGAGATCGTTTGATTTTTAGTGGGGGTCATGCTTCAGCATTGGTCTATGCACTCTTACATCTTTGGGGCTTTGATCTTACGCTAGAGGATTTAAAGGCTTTTAGAAGAAAAGATTCTAAAACTCCAGGTCATCCAGAATATGGTCATACACAAGGTGTAGAAATTACTACAGGACCATTGGGGCAGGGTATAGCAAATGCAGTAGGTTTTGCTATGGGAGCAAAATATGCACAAAAACAATTTGGCAAAGCCATTTCTCATCAGATCTATTGTTTTTGTGGTGATGGGGATTTACAAGAAGGAATTTCTTATGAAGCCTGTGCCTTGGCAGGACACCACTGCTTAGATAATTTAATTTTAATTTATGATAGCAATAAGATTACAATTGAAGGCGATACGAATATTGCAATGAGTGAGGACATTACACAAAGATTTCTAGCACAAGGGTGGCAAGTTTTAGAGTGTGATGGACATAATTATGCGGATATTGATGAAAAAATTACTCTTGCAAAGCAAGCTTCAAAGCCTGTGATTCTTATTGCTCATACAAAAATAGGAAAAAGTGCAATTGGACTGGAAGGAAGTCATAAGACACATGGCGCTCCTTTAGGAGAGGAAGTTATTAAAAAAAGTAAAGAGGCTTTAGGTTTTGATCCAAATGTAAAGTTTTTTATTCCTGATGATGTCTTGCTTCGATTTAGAAATACTTGCGAGAGGGGCGAATTATTAAATAAGATTTGGGAAGATGATAATAGAGAGGTTACCCAAGAGATTGCAAAATGGAGGGAAAATAATTTTTCAAAGATAGAGTATCCAAGTTTTGAGATGGGAGAGAGTATAGCCACTCGTGTAAGTAATGGAAAAATTTTAGAATCTATTTCAAAACAAATACCCGGGTTTTTAGGTGGAAGTGCAGATCTTGCACCATCAAATAATACTTCTTTAAATTCTCAAGATTTCCCAAATGGAAAAAATCTTCATTTTGGGATTAGAGAGCATTCTATGGGTGCAATCATAAATGGTCTTGCAAATTATGGTTTATTCCTTCCTTTTTGTGCAACATTTTTTGTCTTTAGTGACTATTTAAGCCCTAGTATTCGCATAGCAAGTATTATGAATGCAAAAGTTTTTTATATTTTTACTCATGATAGCATAGGTGTTGGAGAAGATGGTGCAACACATCAGCCAATTGAACAATTAAGTCATTTTAGATCTATGCCAAATTTAAAGGTTTTCCGTCCTGCTGATGCAAATGAAAATGTGGCTTGTTGGAAGATTGCATTGCAAACAAGTGGTCCTTGTATGTTTGTGCTTTCGCGTCAGAATTTAGAAGTTTGTACTCCAAAAGAAAACAACAAGCTAGTAAATGGAGGATATATATTAAAAGAAAGTGAGAATCCAAAGATTACATTGGTTGCAAGTGGCAGTGAGGTAAATTTAGCTCTAAAAAGTGCTCAAAAGTTAGAGCAAGATGGTATAGCTACACAGGTTGTTAGTGTGCCTTGTTTTGATTTATTTATCACACAAAGCAAGGAAGAACTTCAGAGAATTTTTGGTGATACAAGGATACTAGCAATTGAGGCTTCAAGAAGTTTTGAATGGTATAAAATTGCAGATGATGCCATAATGATGGATGGGTTTGGAAAGTCTGCAAAAGGAGAGGAGCTTTTTAAACATTTTGGATTTAATATAGAAAATGTTGTCCAAAAAGCAAAAGCGTTATTGAATGAATAA
- a CDS encoding PD-(D/E)XK nuclease family protein gives MNNKLYVFSSKRSIGEFYLQYNQSFAPRAISISEFFDFCVGVRGKKKIPAYIKKVFLLQTLYQYKNTHKLLTFDQSFLAYLEGVEFLENFFSEIDLNNKDITEIPYQDIYGDYEDHLKILQDIYKTYQEKLNHFGFYDIYCNQDYEIYDEVLNPFESIEIFLDGILSKSEQKILLQLAQKATINLHLNCDMYNKRFLNFLGLELQEDYFYKINLTSKIIEESKKKTLSHQVQSYAFQSRLDQVSFVIFKVNEWLEKGIENVALITPNEDFVRYLDSLDSYRNFNYAMGLDIKKTSYYQEIVGLQEEKLEDFEILKKRINEILEKSKDFTQEISLFNQKFFAGFEKIQEVIEQFSIQDLLAFYLRELEGVKISDTKGGKIPVYGVLETRGISFDEIVIVDFNEENIFNFKDNDLFLNTKIRKSVGMPTLFDKQNLRKHYYYQLIQQTKRVHITYKSEDRSTHFLKNLGAKAQDFSHTIFSFNQMREYVEDEFVTQIPQDFIFSASSLKSFFSCKRQFFFKYLKKLKADDESDSIKTGKLFHQLLKQSYDNFVDDFDILKVREFFYKKLNESIYQTKMEKFAAEIEGKKMFGFWENEIVCFSDSKRKFIKAEYDFNTEIFGKKIRGCIDRIDSYGNQEIIIDYKISNNVKQYKSDEKLCDFQLPIYKLALCNEDREVSDCYLYDIRNGKLIQEEQMQEKIEILKYKMASLDGTILFDKCEDLKDCMHCEFKILCNR, from the coding sequence ATGAATAATAAGCTCTATGTTTTCTCTTCAAAGCGTTCTATTGGAGAATTTTATCTCCAATACAATCAGAGTTTTGCTCCAAGAGCAATATCAATATCAGAGTTTTTTGACTTTTGTGTGGGGGTTAGAGGCAAAAAGAAAATCCCTGCCTATATTAAAAAGGTCTTTTTACTGCAAACATTATATCAATATAAAAATACACATAAACTACTCACTTTTGATCAAAGTTTTTTGGCTTATTTAGAGGGAGTAGAATTTTTAGAAAACTTTTTTTCAGAAATTGACTTAAATAATAAAGATATTACAGAAATTCCATATCAAGATATTTATGGAGATTATGAAGATCATTTAAAAATTTTGCAAGATATTTATAAAACTTATCAAGAAAAATTGAATCATTTTGGATTTTATGATATTTATTGTAATCAAGATTATGAAATTTATGATGAGGTTTTAAATCCATTTGAAAGTATTGAAATCTTTTTAGATGGTATTTTGAGTAAGAGTGAGCAAAAAATTTTATTGCAACTTGCGCAAAAAGCTACAATTAATTTGCACTTAAATTGCGATATGTATAACAAAAGGTTTTTGAATTTTTTGGGATTAGAACTTCAGGAAGACTATTTTTATAAAATTAATTTAACTTCTAAAATTATAGAAGAATCAAAAAAGAAAACTCTGAGTCACCAAGTTCAAAGCTATGCTTTTCAATCTCGTTTAGACCAAGTATCTTTTGTAATTTTCAAGGTAAATGAGTGGCTAGAAAAAGGTATAGAGAATGTTGCTTTAATTACACCTAATGAGGATTTTGTAAGGTATCTTGATTCTTTGGATAGCTATAGAAATTTTAACTATGCAATGGGATTGGATATCAAAAAAACATCCTATTATCAAGAAATAGTAGGACTGCAAGAAGAAAAACTAGAGGATTTTGAAATTCTTAAAAAAAGAATAAATGAGATTTTAGAAAAATCAAAAGACTTTACACAAGAAATTAGTCTTTTTAATCAAAAGTTTTTTGCAGGCTTTGAAAAAATACAAGAAGTGATTGAGCAATTTAGTATACAAGACCTATTGGCTTTTTATCTTAGAGAGTTAGAGGGAGTGAAAATTAGTGATACTAAAGGTGGAAAGATACCTGTTTATGGTGTCCTTGAAACTAGGGGAATAAGCTTTGATGAAATTGTTATTGTAGATTTTAATGAGGAAAATATTTTTAATTTTAAGGATAATGATTTATTTTTAAATACAAAAATCAGGAAATCTGTAGGAATGCCAACTTTATTTGATAAACAGAATTTGCGTAAGCATTATTATTATCAACTTATCCAACAAACAAAAAGGGTGCATATTACTTATAAAAGCGAGGATAGATCTACACATTTTTTAAAGAATCTTGGAGCAAAAGCACAGGATTTTTCTCACACAATTTTTAGTTTCAATCAAATGAGGGAATATGTGGAAGATGAGTTTGTGACCCAAATTCCACAAGATTTTATTTTTTCAGCCTCAAGTCTTAAAAGTTTTTTTTCTTGCAAGCGCCAATTTTTCTTTAAATATTTAAAAAAGTTAAAAGCAGATGATGAAAGCGATTCTATAAAAACAGGAAAGTTATTTCATCAACTCTTAAAACAATCTTATGATAACTTTGTAGATGATTTTGATATTTTAAAGGTAAGAGAGTTTTTTTACAAAAAATTAAATGAGAGTATTTATCAAACCAAAATGGAAAAATTTGCTGCAGAAATTGAAGGTAAAAAAATGTTTGGTTTTTGGGAAAATGAGATTGTTTGCTTTTCTGATTCAAAGAGGAAATTTATAAAAGCAGAATATGACTTTAATACTGAAATTTTTGGAAAAAAGATTAGAGGATGTATAGATCGAATTGATTCTTATGGAAATCAGGAAATAATTATTGACTATAAAATTTCAAATAATGTAAAACAATACAAGAGTGATGAAAAATTATGTGATTTTCAACTACCAATTTATAAACTTGCTCTTTGTAATGAAGATAGAGAAGTCTCAGATTGCTATCTTTATGATATAAGAAATGGAAAACTCATTCAAGAAGAACAGATGCAAGAAAAAATTGAAATTTTAAAATATAAAATGGCTAGTCTTGATGGGACAATTCTTTTTGATAAATGTGAAGATTTAAAAGATTGTATGCATTGTGAGTTTAAGATTCTTTGTAATCGTTAA